From the genome of Candidatus Nitrosocosmicus oleophilus, one region includes:
- a CDS encoding 6-bladed beta-propeller gives MKLIPFAILSTLVIGVLLLTASQFSAYALEFAHKTMWGEKGVAQGQFNQVSGIGVDSEDNVYVSDFAGYTTKMIQKFTPNGTFILGFGTFGNGPQYFTNPAGIAINSNNSVYIADFGNPTYAIKEFTSNGTFIRSIGGFGLGPGLFINPGGVGVDKEDNLYATDFGENNNVQKFDPNGFYVMSFGSPGIGNGQFNNPADVAVDSNNNIFVSDSSNNRVQKFDQNGNYLMKFGTFGSGNGQFKAPIDLAIDPANNVYVSDSDNNRIQVFDNNGNYITQFGNTGALHERIEDPVGIALDSQGDVYVADGKDTDIHVFSPIP, from the coding sequence ATGAAGCTTATTCCATTTGCTATTTTAAGCACACTTGTAATTGGTGTGCTGTTATTAACAGCGAGCCAATTCTCCGCATATGCACTCGAATTTGCACATAAAACTATGTGGGGAGAGAAAGGAGTTGCTCAAGGTCAATTTAACCAGGTTTCTGGTATAGGTGTTGACTCTGAAGATAATGTGTATGTATCAGATTTTGCTGGATATACAACCAAAATGATCCAAAAGTTTACTCCTAATGGCACATTTATCCTTGGTTTCGGTACTTTTGGCAATGGGCCACAGTACTTTACTAATCCTGCTGGCATCGCAATAAATTCTAATAATTCTGTTTACATTGCTGACTTTGGGAATCCAACGTATGCAATAAAAGAATTTACCTCCAATGGCACTTTTATTCGATCCATCGGTGGATTTGGCCTTGGCCCTGGATTATTTATTAATCCGGGTGGGGTTGGAGTGGACAAAGAAGATAACCTTTATGCAACAGATTTTGGAGAAAATAATAACGTACAGAAATTCGATCCGAATGGATTTTATGTGATGAGTTTCGGGTCTCCGGGTATCGGCAATGGTCAATTTAATAATCCTGCAGATGTAGCCGTGGATTCAAATAATAATATTTTTGTAAGTGATTCTAGTAACAACAGAGTACAAAAATTCGATCAGAATGGAAACTACTTGATGAAATTCGGAACCTTTGGATCGGGCAATGGTCAATTTAAAGCACCTATTGATTTAGCAATAGATCCTGCTAACAATGTCTACGTGTCAGATAGTGACAATAACAGGATTCAAGTTTTTGATAATAATGGTAACTATATCACTCAATTTGGAAATACAGGTGCATTACATGAAAGGATTGAGGATCCAGTCGGAATTGCGTTGGACTCCCAAGGGGATGTATACGTAGCTGATGGGAAAGACACAGACATTCATGTGTTCTCTCCAATACCTTAA
- the hemB gene encoding porphobilinogen synthase, with protein MRLRRLRKTAAIRELLQEIRLSPKDFVIPVFVQEGINKNLEIESMPGIFRYSPDKIIEEIDCISSLGIKGIILFGIPRKKDLNGKNAFNDKGIVQKTIKSIKKNYGDKLVIITDVCLCQYTSHGHCGIFQGKEINNDKSLDILSKTALSHAVAGADIVAPSAMMDGQVKSIRDILDDNEFKDTLIMGYSAKQASSFFSPFRDAAHSKPEFGNRLSYQMSYNNSREASREIKSDVEEGADVLMIKPAIPNLDLIYAAKQNTLHPIAAYSVSGEYSMIKAAASNNWMDENLAVTESLTAIKRAGANIIISYYAKKMAEILKNS; from the coding sequence ATGCGATTAAGGAGATTAAGAAAAACTGCTGCTATAAGAGAACTCCTTCAAGAGATACGTTTATCTCCAAAAGACTTTGTTATACCCGTATTTGTACAAGAGGGGATAAACAAAAATCTGGAAATAGAATCAATGCCAGGAATATTTAGATATTCACCTGATAAAATCATAGAAGAAATTGATTGTATTTCAAGTCTCGGAATTAAGGGAATAATTCTCTTTGGGATCCCACGAAAGAAAGATCTGAATGGGAAAAATGCATTCAATGACAAAGGTATTGTACAAAAAACAATCAAATCCATTAAGAAGAACTATGGGGATAAATTAGTCATAATTACGGATGTATGCCTATGCCAGTATACATCACATGGTCATTGCGGAATTTTCCAAGGAAAGGAGATAAATAACGACAAATCTTTGGACATATTGTCAAAGACCGCTTTAAGCCATGCGGTCGCCGGTGCTGATATAGTAGCACCATCAGCCATGATGGATGGCCAAGTAAAATCCATAAGAGATATTCTTGATGATAATGAATTTAAGGATACACTAATAATGGGATATTCTGCCAAACAGGCATCATCGTTTTTTTCGCCATTTAGAGACGCAGCACACTCTAAACCTGAATTTGGAAATAGATTGTCATATCAAATGAGCTATAATAATTCAAGAGAAGCAAGTAGAGAAATCAAATCCGATGTAGAGGAAGGCGCAGATGTACTAATGATAAAACCAGCGATACCCAATTTAGATTTAATTTATGCTGCAAAACAAAATACTCTTCATCCTATAGCAGCATACAGTGTATCTGGAGAATATTCTATGATAAAAGCAGCTGCATCGAATAATTGGATGGATGAAAATCTTGCTGTAACGGAATCTCTGACTGCTATCAAACGAGCAGGTGCAAATATCATAATATCTTATTATGCAAAAAAAATGGCAGAAATTTTAAAGAATAGTTAG
- the hemA gene encoding glutamyl-tRNA reductase, whose translation MTLYLGVQSSQFVNIRVTFKNSPIHILEKFAFKDVFDAHQHLLNLADLQECIILQTCNRVEIYGVGLNPDYDNLINAWSSLINLPADQVKNNIIINDGEEALKHLVNLTSGLDSLVVGEDQILGQVKRSLEFSRKNGFAGPNLNILFDKTIKIGSRVRTLTGINKGSTSVGSMAVNLAYEYFDDIKEKEILLIGSGEGASLIAKALKQRNMKFFVTSRTFERARSFADTVAGSPIPFETALEKINDNIDIVFISTVAPYYLLTYERIANMMKNRNKGLMIFDLSNPRTVEDKIATLNNIKLVNIDQISEIVEKNVGRRKKEIQSAEKIIDDELIAIKEILKRKSSEPAIITIFKNADSIRNKEFKKALSLIGNRVSDDDVKILEQFSYALVEGILSTPMNNLRKEFTSNKNENELINLALKLFNYEKP comes from the coding sequence ATGACGCTATATCTTGGAGTACAATCATCACAATTTGTCAATATTAGAGTCACATTTAAAAACTCCCCTATTCACATATTAGAAAAATTTGCTTTTAAAGATGTTTTTGATGCTCATCAGCACCTGCTGAATTTAGCTGATTTGCAAGAATGTATAATTTTACAGACATGTAATCGCGTTGAAATTTATGGTGTAGGGCTAAATCCCGATTATGATAATTTGATCAATGCATGGTCTTCTCTAATAAATTTACCAGCAGATCAAGTGAAAAATAACATAATAATAAACGATGGAGAAGAAGCTTTAAAACATCTGGTGAACTTAACATCTGGGCTAGATTCGTTAGTAGTAGGAGAGGATCAAATTTTAGGTCAGGTCAAAAGATCCCTAGAGTTTTCAAGAAAAAACGGGTTTGCAGGTCCGAATCTAAACATACTTTTTGACAAGACAATAAAAATAGGAAGTAGAGTTAGAACTTTAACAGGTATTAACAAAGGAAGCACGTCGGTTGGATCTATGGCAGTAAATTTAGCCTATGAATATTTTGATGACATAAAGGAAAAAGAGATTCTTCTTATTGGCTCTGGAGAAGGAGCTAGTTTAATCGCGAAAGCCCTTAAACAAAGAAATATGAAATTTTTTGTTACAAGTAGAACTTTTGAAAGAGCACGATCATTTGCAGATACTGTAGCTGGTTCTCCCATACCTTTTGAAACGGCCTTGGAAAAAATCAATGACAATATAGACATTGTATTCATATCTACTGTTGCTCCGTATTATTTACTAACATATGAGAGAATTGCCAATATGATGAAAAACAGGAACAAGGGATTAATGATTTTTGATTTATCAAATCCTAGAACTGTAGAAGACAAAATTGCTACTCTAAATAATATCAAATTGGTAAATATCGATCAAATTTCAGAAATCGTAGAGAAGAATGTTGGAAGAAGGAAAAAAGAAATTCAATCGGCAGAAAAAATAATAGATGATGAACTAATAGCAATCAAGGAAATTTTAAAAAGAAAAAGCTCGGAGCCAGCCATAATAACCATATTCAAGAATGCAGATTCGATAAGGAATAAAGAATTTAAAAAGGCCTTATCATTGATTGGTAATAGAGTTAGTGATGATGATGTTAAGATACTGGAACAGTTTTCATATGCACTAGTAGAAGGGATACTATCTACACCTATGAATAACTTACGAAAAGAATTTACAAGTAATAAAAATGAAAATGAATTAATAAATTTGGCTTTAAAGTTATTTAATTATGAAAAACCGTAA
- a CDS encoding precorrin-2 dehydrogenase/sirohydrochlorin ferrochelatase family protein, whose product MIVDLNLKGRNILVIGAGMEGAKRIKSLSNQDCKIIIVSETVNESLYEIEGKNTPIIIIRRKIEDPNIIDEFSDIFIVFASTNDPFLNKKIIARAKEKGILSYSMDDASSSDFFFTSIINIDETIQIAISTSGKSPLMSKIIRDRIENAIKNIIGKKDTDNIKIQEFAREHVRNYIKNQHERRMFLYSLVDDQEIQELVAKNNMNKVKERIINTLDKWEDNKGR is encoded by the coding sequence GTGATTGTTGATTTAAACTTGAAAGGCAGGAATATCTTGGTAATTGGGGCGGGCATGGAAGGTGCAAAGAGGATAAAATCGTTGTCTAATCAGGATTGTAAAATAATAATAGTAAGCGAAACTGTCAATGAATCACTATACGAAATAGAGGGTAAAAACACCCCAATCATAATAATAAGGAGAAAAATTGAAGATCCAAATATCATAGACGAATTTAGCGATATTTTTATAGTTTTTGCGTCCACTAATGATCCATTTTTGAACAAAAAAATTATAGCTAGGGCAAAGGAGAAGGGCATACTTTCTTATAGCATGGATGATGCCTCATCAAGTGATTTCTTTTTCACATCTATAATAAATATTGATGAAACTATTCAGATAGCAATCTCCACGTCAGGAAAAAGCCCCTTGATGAGCAAGATTATCAGAGATAGAATTGAAAATGCTATAAAAAATATAATAGGGAAAAAAGATACAGATAATATTAAAATTCAAGAATTTGCCAGAGAACATGTAAGAAACTACATAAAGAATCAGCATGAAAGAAGGATGTTTTTGTATAGTTTAGTAGACGATCAAGAGATTCAAGAATTAGTAGCAAAAAATAACATGAATAAGGTCAAAGAAAGAATTATTAATACATTAGATAAATGGGAGGATAATAAAGGCAGATGA
- the radA gene encoding DNA repair and recombination protein RadA codes for MNFSPDSSPFFNTKSNKSPFSLDLLPNLPDDTIRLLKESGFLSIKDLVIEGPIEISARVGINIDDSIFIYNQSITFLEDLGIMEKRFTPATTLYHKRKKIGRISTGSKNFDKLLGGGIETNAITEVYGEFGTGKTQLCHTACVMVQLDHSDGGLEGGALYIDTENTFRPERIDAISRARALNPTKVLDNIVVAKAYSSSHQELILSESSKIIESQDIKLMIFDSAISLYRSEFLGLSTLSIRQQRLNKLVHTIMRIAQTHQIAVLLTNQVQSSPESGFAGNAFKAAGGNIFAHSSTYRIFLRKADRNRIARIVDSPNHPESEILFTIGESGISDPIKNKT; via the coding sequence TTGAATTTTAGTCCAGATTCTAGTCCGTTTTTTAATACTAAGTCAAATAAAAGTCCTTTTTCTTTAGATTTATTACCTAATTTACCTGATGATACGATAAGGTTATTAAAAGAGTCAGGCTTTTTGTCCATAAAGGATCTGGTTATTGAGGGACCGATTGAAATTTCTGCTAGAGTTGGAATCAATATCGATGATTCTATCTTCATTTATAATCAATCTATTACATTTCTTGAGGATCTAGGAATAATGGAAAAGCGATTTACCCCAGCTACAACCTTGTATCACAAACGAAAAAAAATTGGAAGGATTTCTACTGGTTCTAAGAACTTCGACAAACTTCTTGGCGGTGGAATTGAAACTAATGCTATTACTGAGGTCTATGGGGAATTTGGAACTGGGAAAACGCAGTTATGTCATACTGCTTGTGTAATGGTGCAACTTGATCATTCGGATGGTGGGCTAGAAGGCGGAGCACTCTATATTGATACCGAAAATACTTTTAGACCGGAAAGAATTGATGCCATTTCGAGAGCCCGTGCCCTAAACCCCACTAAAGTTCTTGATAACATTGTGGTTGCAAAGGCGTACAGTAGTTCGCATCAGGAACTAATATTGTCTGAGTCAAGCAAAATAATTGAATCTCAAGATATAAAGTTAATGATATTTGATTCTGCAATTTCTTTATACCGTTCCGAATTTCTGGGATTATCTACACTATCAATCCGTCAACAGCGATTGAATAAGTTAGTTCACACTATTATGAGGATCGCTCAAACTCACCAAATCGCCGTCTTACTAACCAATCAGGTTCAATCATCACCAGAGTCGGGTTTTGCTGGGAATGCCTTTAAAGCTGCTGGAGGAAATATCTTCGCACATTCTAGTACATACCGGATTTTCCTGAGAAAGGCAGACAGAAATCGGATCGCTAGAATTGTCGATTCACCAAATCACCCTGAGAGTGAAATTTTGTTTACAATAGGAGAATCTGGAATTTCTGATCCTATAAAAAATAAAACATAA
- a CDS encoding RNA polymerase Rpb4, with the protein MPEVIKREIVTLSEVKKILETIPVDEMDQIQRWTFDYSKKFSKVDYEPAKEMVDRLVAEGDLTNEESVELVNVMPRSIEELRAFTFGWKKLIVTEKLEKIKSILLSNNENNGDEQLQSQVES; encoded by the coding sequence TTGCCCGAAGTAATAAAAAGAGAGATCGTCACTTTGTCTGAAGTGAAAAAAATATTAGAGACAATTCCTGTGGATGAAATGGATCAAATTCAACGTTGGACATTTGATTACTCTAAGAAGTTTTCAAAGGTTGATTACGAGCCAGCTAAAGAAATGGTCGATAGGCTTGTGGCTGAGGGTGATTTGACCAATGAAGAGTCTGTAGAATTGGTAAATGTAATGCCACGTTCCATAGAAGAATTAAGGGCTTTTACCTTTGGGTGGAAAAAATTAATAGTTACAGAAAAACTTGAAAAGATAAAATCCATTTTACTCTCTAATAATGAGAATAATGGGGACGAACAACTTCAATCCCAAGTTGAAAGTTAA
- a CDS encoding DUF655 domain-containing protein — MSRYNSNRDNYSRHGDTFSPRKFEEYAYILDYIQNGKSSIVRMREGVIIHAIGEEHLTLLELLGISNEKFSIGERVYIGKDGREKIISVLGRLDYNHISQSAKNELPIVIEKIVNVNEKRFIDYFNSAQPMTPRVHSLELIPGIGKTYMKSILDERDKRKFESFSDLQNRTGLRDVTKLIAKRIYDEISGETRMNIFVRK; from the coding sequence TTGTCAAGGTATAATTCAAACAGAGATAATTATAGTAGACATGGTGATACTTTTTCTCCACGAAAATTCGAAGAATATGCTTATATTTTAGACTATATCCAAAATGGAAAATCCTCAATAGTGAGAATGAGAGAAGGAGTAATTATTCATGCAATAGGTGAAGAGCATTTAACGTTATTAGAATTATTAGGAATTAGTAACGAAAAATTTAGTATTGGTGAACGTGTTTATATCGGTAAAGATGGACGCGAGAAAATTATTAGCGTATTGGGCAGACTTGATTATAATCATATTTCTCAATCCGCAAAAAATGAATTACCAATTGTAATTGAAAAAATAGTGAATGTAAATGAAAAACGATTTATAGATTATTTCAATTCTGCTCAGCCAATGACACCAAGGGTTCATTCCCTTGAGCTTATCCCTGGAATAGGTAAAACATACATGAAGTCGATATTGGATGAAAGGGATAAGCGAAAATTCGAATCATTTTCAGATTTACAAAATAGGACTGGATTACGAGATGTAACAAAATTAATTGCAAAAAGAATATATGATGAAATTTCTGGCGAAACGCGCATGAATATCTTTGTGAGAAAATAG
- a CDS encoding ribosomal RNA small subunit methyltransferase A, which translates to MKKSTKLGQNFLIDHTITRKIIQESRINIDDVIYEVGTGKGILTTELCKISKFVHSFELDSALYSHCKKNLKHANLALNHLDGFNENLTIPFDIFFSSLPYYESRNAVTWLCQKNFKRGIILLQREFVEKLLSKPGEKNYRAISILSQYRFSINKLLDVPRTSFSPMPKVDSVLIEISPKTLPLTNKVIKDIHFLLSFRKKTTSFIVNYFRKNYAQDLNSFDHNGFGKNKLIKLSPEEIVRFSSYLNNTFNKQIMAN; encoded by the coding sequence TTGAAAAAATCGACCAAATTAGGACAAAATTTTCTCATAGATCATACTATAACAAGAAAAATAATTCAGGAATCTAGAATCAATATAGATGATGTGATATACGAAGTTGGAACAGGAAAGGGCATACTTACTACAGAGCTATGTAAAATTTCGAAATTTGTTCATTCATTTGAACTGGATTCTGCTCTGTACTCTCATTGTAAGAAAAATTTGAAACATGCGAATTTGGCATTAAATCATTTGGATGGTTTTAATGAAAATCTGACCATTCCCTTTGATATTTTTTTCTCCAGTTTGCCTTATTATGAGAGTCGAAACGCAGTAACATGGCTATGTCAAAAAAATTTTAAAAGGGGAATAATCCTGTTACAACGTGAATTTGTTGAGAAACTTCTCTCAAAGCCTGGAGAGAAGAATTATAGGGCTATTTCTATATTGTCTCAGTATAGGTTCTCAATCAATAAATTACTTGATGTTCCTCGTACGTCATTTTCACCAATGCCAAAAGTTGACTCGGTCTTGATCGAGATAAGTCCAAAAACATTACCCTTGACAAATAAAGTCATTAAGGACATTCACTTCTTGTTGTCCTTTAGGAAAAAGACTACCTCATTTATAGTCAATTATTTTAGAAAGAATTATGCCCAAGATTTAAACAGTTTTGATCATAATGGGTTTGGAAAAAATAAACTGATAAAATTGTCTCCAGAAGAAATAGTTCGATTTAGTTCCTACCTGAATAATACCTTTAATAAACAAATAATGGCAAATTGA
- a CDS encoding universal stress protein, whose amino-acid sequence MNNNIFSKILIPVDGSPNSMKAINYAIDLADKYKSELLALHVLYSQSGFAFHKETVAGAITSSSLNDLNLDAKQEAEKWFEEINKRAEEKKVHIKTEVVFTVISIVEGILTYAEKENINLIIIGSKGKSGWKKLIVGSVASGISTYAHCPILIVK is encoded by the coding sequence TTGAATAATAATATATTTAGTAAGATTTTGATCCCTGTAGATGGTTCTCCAAATTCTATGAAAGCCATTAATTATGCTATAGACCTAGCGGATAAATACAAAAGTGAGCTATTAGCGTTGCATGTCTTGTATTCACAATCAGGATTTGCTTTTCACAAAGAAACAGTAGCTGGGGCTATTACATCAAGCTCTTTAAATGATCTAAACCTTGACGCAAAGCAAGAAGCAGAAAAATGGTTTGAAGAAATAAACAAGAGAGCTGAGGAAAAAAAGGTACATATTAAAACTGAAGTGGTGTTTACTGTAATATCAATAGTAGAAGGGATCCTAACATATGCTGAGAAGGAAAATATTAATTTAATAATTATTGGATCCAAAGGCAAATCCGGATGGAAAAAACTAATAGTAGGAAGCGTAGCCTCCGGAATTTCTACCTATGCCCATTGTCCCATCCTGATAGTAAAATAA
- a CDS encoding cupin domain-containing protein, with product MLVITKGNTNDRVILNIYRIILLVMMDAEYIIKKLGLDMHVSEGGYFKESYRSLDMISNNGFHKKKYEHEISKETPCPEKMRPASTLIYYLLVGNQYSAIHRVRSDEIWHFYLGSPVTIHIINDDRINPIIQLGNNLEKGENIHYVVTKDTWFCAEINNKTSFALMGCTVSPGFDLEDFELGKKDKLLLQYPQHQELIERFSKQ from the coding sequence ATGTTGGTTATAACTAAAGGTAATACCAATGATAGAGTAATTCTTAATATTTATAGAATTATTCTCTTGGTGATGATGGATGCAGAGTATATTATTAAAAAACTAGGCTTAGATATGCATGTCTCTGAGGGTGGATATTTTAAAGAATCATATCGTTCCCTTGATATGATATCTAATAATGGATTTCATAAGAAGAAATACGAACATGAGATTTCTAAAGAGACACCTTGTCCAGAAAAAATGCGTCCTGCTTCAACTTTAATATATTATTTGTTGGTTGGAAATCAATACTCTGCTATTCATAGGGTCCGGAGCGATGAAATTTGGCATTTCTATTTGGGTAGTCCTGTTACCATTCATATAATTAACGATGATCGTATTAATCCAATAATTCAACTTGGCAATAATCTTGAAAAAGGAGAAAATATTCATTACGTAGTAACAAAGGATACTTGGTTTTGTGCCGAAATAAACAACAAGACATCCTTTGCACTGATGGGTTGTACCGTTTCTCCAGGATTTGATCTTGAAGATTTTGAATTAGGTAAAAAGGATAAATTACTACTCCAGTATCCCCAACATCAGGAACTCATAGAAAGATTTTCAAAACAATGA
- a CDS encoding enoyl-CoA hydratase/isomerase family protein, with translation MPNTRYIITEQRENTRIIKINRPEVYNAINFDLVTELKREICLCETNEKICAVILTGEGLNSFSAGGDLKNVIKMSPNDAIQYANHVHELLNLIEGLAKPVLAAINGYALGGGCQIALACDLRIASSNAKIGQPEVKIGISPGWGGTQRLSRIVGISKAKELIYTGKIIDANEAYNIKLINKIVRLNDDEKQKDNPIVENLILLKEKLLRECVSIAESINNGYPIVTKTCKVLINKARDADSDTGLLLEYLAFRYCLRDLIKKRQDLMEK, from the coding sequence TTGCCGAATACGAGATATATTATTACCGAACAAAGAGAAAACACTAGAATAATCAAAATTAATAGACCAGAGGTATATAATGCGATTAATTTCGATTTGGTTACTGAATTAAAGCGGGAGATTTGCCTATGTGAAACCAACGAGAAAATTTGTGCTGTAATCCTAACAGGAGAAGGATTAAACTCTTTCAGTGCTGGAGGGGATTTGAAAAACGTTATTAAGATGTCTCCTAATGATGCAATACAATACGCAAATCATGTTCATGAACTATTAAACCTTATTGAGGGGCTAGCCAAGCCTGTGCTCGCTGCGATCAATGGTTATGCCTTGGGCGGTGGATGTCAAATCGCTCTGGCCTGTGATTTGAGAATTGCATCCAGTAATGCAAAAATAGGGCAACCAGAAGTTAAGATAGGAATTTCACCTGGGTGGGGAGGTACTCAGAGATTATCAAGAATAGTAGGCATCTCAAAAGCAAAAGAATTGATTTATACTGGAAAAATAATTGATGCCAACGAAGCATATAATATAAAACTCATCAATAAAATAGTCAGATTAAACGACGATGAAAAACAAAAGGATAATCCGATAGTCGAAAACTTGATTTTATTAAAAGAAAAACTATTAAGGGAATGCGTTTCCATCGCAGAATCCATTAATAATGGTTATCCTATAGTGACGAAAACTTGCAAAGTCCTCATAAACAAGGCAAGAGATGCAGATAGCGACACCGGCTTACTCCTTGAGTATCTTGCCTTCAGATACTGTTTGAGGGATCTGATAAAAAAACGACAAGATCTGATGGAAAAATAA
- a CDS encoding PPOX class F420-dependent oxidoreductase, whose amino-acid sequence MPANTQQFENESYLNLETYRKNNQPIVTPVWFILNDNDIFIVTKEKTGKVKRLKNNNIVRVAPCNYRGVSKGTWVTGTAHFVGAQEKSNILEMRDKKYGIKAKMASLLSIHKGNYVVIAVQV is encoded by the coding sequence ATGCCTGCAAATACCCAACAATTTGAAAATGAATCCTATCTGAATCTTGAAACTTATAGAAAAAATAATCAACCAATAGTTACACCCGTATGGTTCATCTTAAATGATAATGATATTTTTATAGTAACAAAAGAAAAGACTGGAAAAGTGAAACGTCTAAAAAATAATAATATTGTGAGGGTGGCTCCATGCAATTATAGGGGAGTATCAAAGGGAACGTGGGTGACTGGCACGGCACATTTTGTTGGAGCACAGGAGAAAAGCAATATTCTAGAGATGAGAGATAAAAAATATGGTATCAAAGCAAAGATGGCAAGCCTACTTAGTATACATAAAGGAAATTATGTTGTAATTGCAGTACAAGTTTGA
- a CDS encoding translation initiation factor: MADENSFDDLLKKLDEDEIKIIVQLYVIKRGKRVTNIKGFTDQEKMESIAHELKKTIGTGGTAKNGMIVLQGDHRSKVTEFLLTKGYPRESIEVI; the protein is encoded by the coding sequence GTGGCAGACGAGAATTCTTTTGACGATTTACTAAAGAAACTCGATGAAGATGAGATTAAAATAATTGTTCAACTCTATGTAATTAAACGAGGTAAACGGGTAACAAACATCAAGGGGTTTACCGATCAAGAAAAAATGGAATCAATTGCTCATGAATTAAAAAAGACTATAGGTACAGGTGGAACCGCAAAAAATGGGATGATTGTGTTGCAAGGGGATCATAGATCGAAGGTAACTGAATTTTTGTTGACCAAGGGTTATCCTAGAGAATCTATCGAAGTAATTTGA